The Limibacter armeniacum sequence GCAAATACTGACTGGCAGGATGAAATCTATCAGGTAGCCTTTGGTCAGGATCACAATATCACTGTTTCTGGCGGTAAGAATAAAACGAATTATAGAGCCTCTTTGGGCTACAACAATACAGATGGTGTACTGAAGACCTACAACTTTGAGAGAATGACCCTTTCAGTAGGATTGGACCAGAAGCTGTTCAATGACAGGTTGGTGCTTCAGGTAAATGCCAAAGGGATGTTGAACAACAATAACTTCGCAGACCAAGGTGCCATCGGAAATGCAGTCAGCTATGACCCGACACAACCTGTTGTAAATGGCAATACGAGATGGAGAGGTTATACAACATGGACGAAAGGTGGAATTGATGGGGAAGCGATCAACTTGGCAACTGCTAACCCTGTAGCGCAATTGGCATTGACTAACAATACTTCAGAGGTAAAACGCATGATTTCCAACTTCAAGGCAGATTATAAAATCCTTGAAAACCTGAATGCCAGTATCAACGTGGGGCATGATTATACCTTGTCTGAAGGACAAAACAATGTGTTGGATAGCACACAGTGGATTTCTACACCTGTTGTAAATGGTGGTAGATACAACCCATACAAGGTGGAGAGAGAGAACAAGTTGCTGGATTTTTACCTGAACTATAACAAGGAGTTTAACAACCTGAAGCTGGATGCGATGTTGGGATACTCTTGGGCTCATTTCTATAGAGGTAGCTCAAGCCAGGTATTGGATTACAAGCAGGAAGTAGAGAATCAGCCTGTTGTTAATGCATCAGAAAACTATCTGGTTTCATTCTTCGGAAGGGTAAATGCCAATTTGTATGACCGTTATTTGCTGACTTTCTCCCTCAGAAAGGATGGAACTTCAAGGTTTAGTGAGGACAACAAATGGGGTACATTCCCAGCAGCAGCATTTGCATGGCACATTGCAAACGAACAATTCCTGACGAATAGCGATGTGGTTTCTGACCTGAAACTAAGGTTGGGATATGGTGAAACAGGGCAGCAGGACATCGGTAATGATTATCCGCATTTGGCAACCTATACTCGAAGTGACAATGCTTCAAGGTATCCGTTTGGACCTAACTATATCAATACATTGAGACCGAATGGTTACGATGCCAATATCAAATGGGAGAGTTCCACTACATACAATGCAGGGGTTGATTTTGGCTTGTTCGAAAACCGTCTGACAGGTAGTGTGGATGTGTATTACAAGGAAACCTATAACCTGTTGGGACAGGTAGATCCACCTGCAGGTACAAACTTCACTTCAAAGCTACTGACCAATGTCAGCAGCATGAACAACAAGGGGGTAGAAGTAAACCTTAACTGGATTGCCATTACCAATGAGGACTGGAACTGGAAGCTGAATGCAAACATGACCTACAACAAGAATGAGATTACTAAACTGAACCTAACTGATGACGATGACTACTCAGTATATGTGGGTAACATTGGCAGTACAACAGATGGTACTATTCAGGTGCACAAGGTAGGTTATCCGGCATACTCATTCCTGGCTTATCAGCAAGTGTACAATGCAGATGGTTCACCGGTTCAAGGTGCTTATGTAGACAGAAACAATGATGGCATCATCAATGACAACGACAAGTATGTATTCCAAAAGCCTGTGCCAGACGTTACGCTTGGTTTCAACACATGGCTTACATACAAGAATTTTGAATTGTCAGTGAATACAAGAGCGAGCTTGAACAACTACGTCTATAACAACATTCAGGCGCTTAATAACCTGACATCTCTTTATGATTCAAAAGAGTTTTTGAGAAACATGCCAAAGACGGACTTCGAACTGAACAGCAGGTTCTCAGATCACTTTATTGAAGACGCTTCATTCTTCAGAATTGATAATATCAATCTTGCTTACAATTTGGGAGAAGTATTCCAGGGACTAGCGAAACTGCAAGTTTCGGGAGGTATCAACAATGTATTGGTGATCACCAACTACAGCGGTCTGGACCCTGAAATCAGTGGTGGATTGGACAATAGCTTCTATCCTCGTACAAGGTCTTACTTATTGGGATTGAGAGCTTCATTTTAATCAGTAAATAGAGCATGATCATGAAAAATATATTGAAAACATTGGCGCTAGGACTAGGCATTATGCTGGTCACAACGTCATGTGTAGATGACTTAAATACAGAACCCTTAAATGAACAGGACATCAATGCAGCCAATGCATTTGATACTGAAGAAGGATACAGTCAGTTTTTGGCAAAGCTCTACGGAAGCTTAACCCTGACTGGACAGCAAGGAGAATATGGTAAGCCTGAGATTCCTGCTGAAGATGAAGGGACTACTTCTTTCCTGCGAATGTATTGGAGTGCGCAGGAAGTGTCAACAGATGAGGCTGTAACAGGATGGAATGATCCAGGGCTTTCAGACTATCAGGAACATACTTGGTCAGATAACAACGGTTACTTGCAACTGCTTTATCAGAGAATCTTTATCAATATCGCTTACTGCAATGAGTTTTTGAGAGCAGTGGACAACAATATTGGTGAGATGGATGAAGACTTCAAGGCGGAGGTGACAGTATACAGAGCAGAGGCTCAGTTGCTAAGAGCGATGTTCTATTACTTTGCCATGGATCTTTGGGGGAACGTACCATTTGTTTTACCTGAAGACGGAGTTGGTGCATTTCAACCAGAGATGATTCAGAGAGAAGCCCTTTTTGATCATATCGAAGCAGAGATTCTGGAAGCGTTGCCTAACCTGAAAGATCCAAGACAGAACGTGTATGCGAGGGCAGACAAGGCAGTTGCTTGGACACTACTGGCAAAAATGTACTTGAATGCGGAAGTATATAGAGGAGAGAACAGGTACAATGACTGTATCAAGTATTGCGATGAAATCATCAATTCAGGACAATATAACCTGATTGACAACTACAGAAACCTATTTCTGGCGGACAACCACCAATACAGAAGTGAGATCATCTTCCCGATTGCGGAGGATGGTAACAATACCAGAAACTATGGGGGAATGACCTTCATTATTCATGCGCAAGTAGGAGGTACCATGGATGCGGATAACGATTATGGTATTCCGTCAGGAGGTTGGTCAGGTAACAGACCATCTACCAGCTTTGTAGAAAGGTCGTTTGAGGATGTGACAGGTGCTACGGATAAGAGAGCGATCTTCCATACCAGTGGACAGAGTAGCCTGGAAATCACAGATCCATTTATGTTTAACCAAGGGTACCTGACAGGCAAGTTTAAGAATGTATCATCAAAAGGGATCAAAGGCAAGAACGGAACATTTGTGGATACTGACTTCCCTATGTTCAGGTTGGCAGATATTTACCTGATGTATGCAGAGGCAACATTGAGAGGTGGTGCAGGAGATAGAGGCAGAGCCCTTCAGTATGTAAATGAAATCAGGTCTCGTGCTTATGAGGATGCTTCAGGAAACATTTCGGATGCAGAGCTGACTTTGGACTTTCTTCTGGATGAAAGAGGCAGGGAATTGTATTGGGAGTGTCACAGAAGAACAGACTTGGTAAGGTTCGGTGAGTTTACAGATGGTAAGCTTGTGTGGGACTGGAAAGGCGGTATTCAAGAAGGAATTCCGACTGCATCATTCAGGGATATTTTCCCGATTCCTGCATTTGACTTAGGACTGAACCCTAACCTGAAGCAAAATCCAAACTACTAATCTGACAACTAATTAAACGACACAATCATGAAATCATATAAACTTTTAATTGTCTCCCTGTTTTGCCTGTTGCAGGCTTGTGTGGAAAGAGAAAATATCATCGTAAATGAGGAACTGGTATCGCCTGCAATGGTGACCCCTGAAGGCGGTACAACCATCAGCATTGATGAGAACAACTTGGGCTCTGAGCTGACAGTTACTTGGAATGAAGCGGATTATGGGGTGGATTTGGCTGTTACTTATATTGTGCAGCTTGATTTTGTAGATAACTTGTTTGCGACTCCAGCGATCTTGGCGGCAACACAAGAAGCTTCTATTACAGTCTCTTACTCAGAACTGAATGATATGGTGATCGGTACATTGGGTCAAAACCCTAATGAAACAGCCAAAGTGGAATTGAGAGTTGTAGCACAATCAGAAGGGTTCAATGACCTAAACTCTGAGTTGGTTACGCTTTCTGTTGGAACTTATGCTTCAGCAGGTGAGCCTCCAGTAATTACTTCAGAACTGGCTACAACGATCACGGCAGAGAATATTGGAGATGCGTATACAATCGAATGGGATGCCGCAGATTTTGGTTCAACTTCAGATGTGGTATATACTGTGGAAATGGATGTAGAAGGTAACGATTTTGCGAATGCAATTACATTGGGTAAAGTGACAGAAACTTCTTTGACAGTTACAAATGAGGCATTGAATTTCTACCTGATGGGTAACCTGATGCAAGAAGGAAATACAGCCGTAAATGTAGCATTTAGAGTAGTTGCCACTTCTGCTACCAACGAGTTGGCTTCAGAGACTGGTAATGGTGTCATCACGACATTGGATATAGCAGCTCCTGCCATGCTTTGGACTCCAGGAGGTTACCAAGGTTGGAAGCCAGAAGAGTCGGCTACACTGATCCAGACAGGTGACAATATATTTGACGGTTACGTTTACCTGAATGCTGAAACTGACCTTAAACTGACTAGCCACCCTGATTACAACCATACCAATTATGGTTTTATAGCAGACGGTACTTTGTCTACTGACGATGCTGCTGAGCAGGTTACATTTGCTGCCGGATTCTATAGAATTCAGCCAAAACTTGCAGAAATGACTTATGAGTCGGCATTGGTGGAGTCATTTGGTCTGATTGGTACAGCCACTTCAGGAGGTTGGGAAAATTCTACGCCAATGACATACGATGCGGAGACGGATACTTGGAGAGTTACAACTGACCTGATAGTAGGTGCCTTGAAATTTAGGGCTAACAATGATTGGGGTATTAACTATGGTGTTGGAAATATTACCTCTAAACGTGGTCAACTCTACTTTGATGGTGCATCTTATGATGTAAAAGAAGAAGGTAATTACACAGTGATTTTGAGCTTTAATACACAAAAGGCTCCGTACCAGTTCAACTATGAGATTATCAAAAACTGATATAAAAGAATATAGGATAAACAGTTGAAGTGATGTATAAGGCTGTTCGTCTTATACACTAGAGTTGGTCTGGGAACCAGTTGTCTGAGGTGATGAACACTGTCTTGGGCGGCTGTTCCCGGTGCCAGCTCTTTCTGGCTTTATTGATATCCCGACAAAAAAGACTTGTTTGTAGATGTTTCTAACTTTTTGAAGTGTATGACAATGAAAAAAATGTATTGGCTCCTGTTGTGTTGGGCTATGTTGTTTTCATGTTCCTCTGAAGACAACCTGACCAGTCCAAGTGGTAAAGATGATGAAAAACAAAACCATACGGTCAACCCGTTTGATAATGTGCCCTCACTAAATGAGATGGTAGTTTATGAAGTAAACCTGAAATCGTTCAGCAATGCAGGTACACTGGATGGTATAAAAAACAACCTTGACCATATTGAGAGCCTTGGTGCTAATGTGATATGGCTGATGCCTATATACCCTATCGGTATTGAAAAAGGAGTAGGTTCGCCTTATGCTGTAAGGAATTATAAGGAAGTTAATTCAGAATTTGGTTCGCTTAATGACCTGATCGATCTAGTGAATGAAGCACATGAGCGGGACATGGCTGTGATATTGGATTGGGTAGCGAACCATACCGCTTGGGACAACCCTTGGATCAGTAACAAAAGCTGGTATGCACAGGATGGCAGTGGCAATATCATTTCACCCCCAAATACTGGTTGGGCTGATGTGGCAGAGTTGAACTATGACAGTCAGGACATGCGTGATGAGATGATAGCTTCGATGAAGTATTGGGTCGACAGTGCAGGGATCGACGGTTTCAGATGTGATGCTGTGGACTTTGTACCTGAAGATTTTTGGTCGCAAGCAATTGGGGCAGTGAACAATACTTCAAGCAAAGACCTGATTTGGCTCGCTGAGGGTGGTGCTACTCACAATTTTGATGCTGGCTTTGAGTTCAATTACTCTTGGGACTTCTATAACCAGATCAAGAAAGTATACCATGAGAATTCATCTGCATCTAGCCTGTTTGTAACCAGTGAACAGGAGTGGTCAGCAGTTCCGGCAGGGAAGACCAAGCTGCGATATATCACAAACCATGACGTATACGCTTGGGACGAATCACCTGTTGATATTTTTGGTAAGCAGGGGAGTGTAGGGGCTTTTGTGGCAACCGCATTTATGGATGGGATTCCATTGATCTATTCGGGACAGGAAGTAGCAAGACCTGAACTGATTTCATTTTTCACCAAAGATGTCATTGACTGGAGTGAAAATCCG is a genomic window containing:
- a CDS encoding alpha-amylase family glycosyl hydrolase, with the translated sequence MTMKKMYWLLLCWAMLFSCSSEDNLTSPSGKDDEKQNHTVNPFDNVPSLNEMVVYEVNLKSFSNAGTLDGIKNNLDHIESLGANVIWLMPIYPIGIEKGVGSPYAVRNYKEVNSEFGSLNDLIDLVNEAHERDMAVILDWVANHTAWDNPWISNKSWYAQDGSGNIISPPNTGWADVAELNYDSQDMRDEMIASMKYWVDSAGIDGFRCDAVDFVPEDFWSQAIGAVNNTSSKDLIWLAEGGATHNFDAGFEFNYSWDFYNQIKKVYHENSSASSLFVTSEQEWSAVPAGKTKLRYITNHDVYAWDESPVDIFGKQGSVGAFVATAFMDGIPLIYSGQEVARPELISFFTKDVIDWSENPDILSQYKQVMEVRSEVIDLLDKELTTYTHKDVLIYQRHSGQDALLVMVNTRNNGVNLTLPSTLQNTTWTDMISGETVELGDNYSLDVNAYKILRIGG
- a CDS encoding SusC/RagA family TonB-linked outer membrane protein, whose protein sequence is MKKRIYFILYLFLVLCGVNNLYGQQADHIISGKVSDENGYPVPGVTVMVLGTTKGSATDINGEFKLSISNSDEVLTVSYIGYKTQQIQIGTATHFDISLEVDTEQLEEVVVIGYGTVQKDDATGALEVIDSKQFNKGAINSPAQLITGKVAGVAVTSNSGAPGNSSTIRIRGGASLSASNDPLIVIDNVPLDNTAVGGAPNILSTLNPNDIETFTVLKDASATAIYGSRASNGVILITTKRGAKGFKVDYSFTGSVYTTPNRLDVYSGDEYRALVQERYPESPEVTGLLGDANTDWQDEIYQVAFGQDHNITVSGGKNKTNYRASLGYNNTDGVLKTYNFERMTLSVGLDQKLFNDRLVLQVNAKGMLNNNNFADQGAIGNAVSYDPTQPVVNGNTRWRGYTTWTKGGIDGEAINLATANPVAQLALTNNTSEVKRMISNFKADYKILENLNASINVGHDYTLSEGQNNVLDSTQWISTPVVNGGRYNPYKVERENKLLDFYLNYNKEFNNLKLDAMLGYSWAHFYRGSSSQVLDYKQEVENQPVVNASENYLVSFFGRVNANLYDRYLLTFSLRKDGTSRFSEDNKWGTFPAAAFAWHIANEQFLTNSDVVSDLKLRLGYGETGQQDIGNDYPHLATYTRSDNASRYPFGPNYINTLRPNGYDANIKWESSTTYNAGVDFGLFENRLTGSVDVYYKETYNLLGQVDPPAGTNFTSKLLTNVSSMNNKGVEVNLNWIAITNEDWNWKLNANMTYNKNEITKLNLTDDDDYSVYVGNIGSTTDGTIQVHKVGYPAYSFLAYQQVYNADGSPVQGAYVDRNNDGIINDNDKYVFQKPVPDVTLGFNTWLTYKNFELSVNTRASLNNYVYNNIQALNNLTSLYDSKEFLRNMPKTDFELNSRFSDHFIEDASFFRIDNINLAYNLGEVFQGLAKLQVSGGINNVLVITNYSGLDPEISGGLDNSFYPRTRSYLLGLRASF
- a CDS encoding SusE domain-containing protein — protein: MKSYKLLIVSLFCLLQACVERENIIVNEELVSPAMVTPEGGTTISIDENNLGSELTVTWNEADYGVDLAVTYIVQLDFVDNLFATPAILAATQEASITVSYSELNDMVIGTLGQNPNETAKVELRVVAQSEGFNDLNSELVTLSVGTYASAGEPPVITSELATTITAENIGDAYTIEWDAADFGSTSDVVYTVEMDVEGNDFANAITLGKVTETSLTVTNEALNFYLMGNLMQEGNTAVNVAFRVVATSATNELASETGNGVITTLDIAAPAMLWTPGGYQGWKPEESATLIQTGDNIFDGYVYLNAETDLKLTSHPDYNHTNYGFIADGTLSTDDAAEQVTFAAGFYRIQPKLAEMTYESALVESFGLIGTATSGGWENSTPMTYDAETDTWRVTTDLIVGALKFRANNDWGINYGVGNITSKRGQLYFDGASYDVKEEGNYTVILSFNTQKAPYQFNYEIIKN
- a CDS encoding RagB/SusD family nutrient uptake outer membrane protein codes for the protein MKNILKTLALGLGIMLVTTSCVDDLNTEPLNEQDINAANAFDTEEGYSQFLAKLYGSLTLTGQQGEYGKPEIPAEDEGTTSFLRMYWSAQEVSTDEAVTGWNDPGLSDYQEHTWSDNNGYLQLLYQRIFINIAYCNEFLRAVDNNIGEMDEDFKAEVTVYRAEAQLLRAMFYYFAMDLWGNVPFVLPEDGVGAFQPEMIQREALFDHIEAEILEALPNLKDPRQNVYARADKAVAWTLLAKMYLNAEVYRGENRYNDCIKYCDEIINSGQYNLIDNYRNLFLADNHQYRSEIIFPIAEDGNNTRNYGGMTFIIHAQVGGTMDADNDYGIPSGGWSGNRPSTSFVERSFEDVTGATDKRAIFHTSGQSSLEITDPFMFNQGYLTGKFKNVSSKGIKGKNGTFVDTDFPMFRLADIYLMYAEATLRGGAGDRGRALQYVNEIRSRAYEDASGNISDAELTLDFLLDERGRELYWECHRRTDLVRFGEFTDGKLVWDWKGGIQEGIPTASFRDIFPIPAFDLGLNPNLKQNPNY